In Ipomoea triloba cultivar NCNSP0323 chromosome 15, ASM357664v1, one genomic interval encodes:
- the LOC116007169 gene encoding axoneme-associated protein mst101(2)-like, protein MQATREEKMDYATATAKGGKEKTTIIVQEQAERVAGCDPVQKEAVMRERDAAARERDAAMREREEMQYNAEMHKREAQDAVGREKDARVAAMREKDAATRKKEEMQHVAEVNKREAHDARVAAAREKDARVAAAREKQEMQHVAEANKGQALDAAAREKDARVAATREKDARIAAEREREEMQHFAEANRREALDAAAREKDARVAATREKEEMRNLAEVNKREALDAAARVKNARIAAAREKEEMQHVAEANKREALDAATREKEEMQRLAEANKREALEAAARAKDASAAAAREKEEMQRLAEAYKREAHDVAAREKDARLAATREKEEMQYVAEANKQEALIAARREKEAAAREREAAKREKDAVAREREASAREKGAATRNAEVNKQEAHEWAKREEDAAKREKNAANREKEAAKREKEAMQHDVEVNKWETHNLNVTERHVATGGRGFATYDETTDFGTPPAYGDRVIPNICGEVPAPAPVHTQPPNHPTGNLNPPVHSEPPTGVLNPDEDASDVPTRPTYY, encoded by the exons ATGCAAGCAACTAGGGAGGAGAAGATGGATTATGCTACAGCCACAGCCAAGGGTGGGAAGGAGAAGACCACAATCATCGTACAAGAACag GCGGAGAGGGTGGCGGGTTGTGATCCGGTGCAGAAAGAAGCGGTGATGCGGGAGAGAGATGCGGCGGCGCGGGAGAGAGACGCGGCGATGCGGGAGAGAGAGGAGATGCAGTACAACGCGGAGATGCACAAGCGGGAAGCTCAAGACGCTGTGGGGCGGGAGAAAGATGCCCGAGTCGCCGCGATGCGGGAGAAAGACGCGGCGACGCGGAAGAAAGAGGAGATGCAGCACGTCGCCGAGGTGAACAAGCGAGAAGCTCATGACGCCCGCGTCGCCGCGGCGCGAGAGAAAGACGCCAGAGTCGCCGCGGCTCGGGAGAAACAGGAGATGCAGCACGTGGCGGAGGCAAACAAGGGACAAGCTCTAGACGCGGCGGCGCGGGAGAAAGACGCTCGAGTCGCGGCGACGCGGGAGAAAGACGCCAGAATCGCCGCGGAGCGGGAGAGAGAGGAGATGCAGCACTTCGCGGAGGCGAACAGGCGAGAAGCTCTCGACGCGGCGGCGCGGGAGAAAGACGCTCGAGTCGCCGCGACGCGGGAGAAAGAGGAGATGCGGAACCTCGCGGAGGTGAACAAGCGAGAAGCTCTCGACGCGGCGGCGCGGGTGAAAAACGCCCGCATCGCCGCGGCACGGGAGAAAGAGGAGATGCAACACGTAGCCGAGGCGAACAAGCGAGAAGCTCTAGACGCGGCGACGCGGGAGAAAGAGGAGATGCAGCGCCTCGCCGAGGCAAACAAGCGAGAAGCTCTTGAAGCGGCGGCGCGGGCGAAAGACGCCAGCGCGGCCGCGGCACGGGAGAAAGAGGAGATGCAGCGCCTCGCCGAGGCGTACAAGCGAGAAGCTCATGACGTGGCGGCCCGGGAGAAAGACGCCCGCCTCGCCGCCACACGGGAGAAAGAGGAGATGCAGTACGTCGCGGAAGCCAACAAGCAGGAAGCTCTTATCGCCGCGAGGCGTGAGAAAGAAGCGGCGGCGCGGGAGAGAGAAGCGGCGAAACGAGAAAAAGACGCGGTGGCGCGGGAGAGAGAAGCGTCGGCGCGGGAGAAAGGCGCGGCGACGCGGAACGCGGAGGTGAACAAGCAGGAAGCTCATGAATGGGCGAAGCGGGAGGAAGACGCGGCGAAGCGGGAAAAAAACGCGGCGAATCGGGAGAAAGAAGCGGCGAAGCGGGAGAAAGAAGCGATGCAGCACGACGTGGAGGTGAACAAGTGGGAAACTCATAACCTGAACGTTACCGAAAGGCATGTGGCGACCGGTGGCCGTGGCTTTGCCACCTACGATGAAACCACCGATTTCGGAACCCCTCCAGCTTATGGTGACCGCGTAATTCCCAATATATGTGGAGAGgtgccggcgccggcgccggttCACACCCAGCCGCCCAATCACCCCACCGGCAATCTAAACCCGCCGGTTCACTCCGAGCCGCCCACTGGCGTTCTAAACCCCGACGAAGACGCTTCCGACGTTCCTACCAGACCTACGTACTACTGA
- the LOC116007564 gene encoding 18 kDa seed maturation protein: MEAMKETAANVGASAISGKEKTKAVVQEKMERMTAHDPMEKEMATKKKEERINQAELNKQEAKEQNAAARQGASTTGTDKPHSYSTTGRTGNPTGAHQMSALPGHGTGAPTGQVTEGVVESRPIGTATGTKRTTVAHNTHAEREVNKGYGTGGAYN; the protein is encoded by the exons ATGGAGGCCATGAAGGAGACCGCCGCCAACGTCGGCGCCTCGGCAATATCCGGAAAGGAAAAAACCAAAGCTGTCGTCCAAGAAAAG ATGGAAAGAATGACGGCTCATGATCCAATGGAGAAAGAGATGGCTACCAAGAAGAAAGAGGAGAGGATCAACCAGGCAGAGCTGAACAAGCAGGAGGCGAAGGAGCAGAACGCGGCGGCGCGGCAGGGCGCGTCAACCACCGGCACCGACAAACCGCACTCGTATTCGACCACCGGGAGGACGGGGAATCCGACGGGGGCTCATCAGATGTCGGCCCTGCCGGGGCACGGCACCGGAGCGCCGACGGGGCAGGTGACGGAGGGGGTCGTGGAGTCGCGCCCGATCGGAACCGCCACGGGGACTAAGAGGACCACCGTTGCCCATAATACCCATGCGGAGCGTGAGGTCAACAAGGGTTATGGAACTGGCGGTGCTTATAATTAA